Proteins from a genomic interval of Sparus aurata chromosome 21, fSpaAur1.1, whole genome shotgun sequence:
- the LOC115572196 gene encoding trichohyalin-like isoform X3, giving the protein MDRRPSENNLHLQMQFVAAANGQNMPAAVQQRTHEQPSHPGIRESLYSAINEIKSLKDQNKSLMTENSELKKELTNKDKALERAKTAADVVSYASKEWRTRCEVMEKGLVANTFQLQELNTKLQEQKQVLTGRQVEVSRLQEELREKTFLLKMEIQKHQATTKVHVETLQQLSRKETQLNRIEGQWKSRCDALEESHISNSTQLQELNAKLQEQEQVLTSRQVEVSRLQEKLNHNEHVLMTAVLIRRFNTKDHVDTQDQPAQTEQELKRSWCDAPEESHVSNSTQLQELNIKLQEQEQVLTSRQVEVSHLQEELQEKTGLLDREIEKRRARTKAHVETLHQLSLKETQLNRIEAQWKSRCDALEESHISNSTQLQELNIKLQEQEQVLTNRQVEVSCLQEELQEKTGLLDREVEKLRARTKAYVETLHQLSLKETQLNKSEAQWKSRCDALEESHISNSTQLQEVTKLVTQEEEKKREEEKTEKKREEESTKMDNDLEEIKEEGKSGERERKHTKSHRKRRARRRNH; this is encoded by the exons ATGGACAGACGTCCCAGTGAAAATAACCTG cATTTGCAAATGCAGTTTGTTGCTGCCGCTAACGGCCAGAACATGCCGGCTGCAGTACAGCAGAGGACCCATGAGCAGCCCTCTCACCCAGGAATCAGAGAGTCCCTGTACTCAGCCATCAATGAGATTAAGTCTCTTAAAGATCAGAACAAATCTCTGATGACTGAGAATAGTGAACTCAAGAAAGAGCTGACCAACAAGGACAAAGCTCTAGAAAGGGCCAAAACCGCCGCCGATGTGGTCAGTTACGCATCAAAGGAGTGGAGAACGAGATGTGAGGTCATGGAGAAGGGCCTTGTTGCCAACACATTCCAGCTGCAG gagCTCAACACCAAACTACAAGAGCAGAAGCAGGTGTTGACTggcagacaggtggaggtgagtcGTCTCCAAGAGGAGCTTCGGGAAAAAACTTTCCTCCtcaaaatggaaatacaaaaacatcaggcTACAACCAAAGTCCACGTAGAGACCCTGCAGCAGCTGTCTCGCAAAGAAACCCAGCTCAACAGGATTGAAGGACAGTGGAAGAGCCGGTGTGACGCTCTGGAAGAGAGTCATATCTCCAACTCCACCCAGCTGCAG gagCTCAACGCCAAACTACAAGAGCAGGAGCAGGTGTTGACCAgcaggcaggtggaggtgagccgTCTCCAAGAGAAACTGAACCATAATGAACACGTCCTGATGACAGCCGTCCTGATAAGGAGGTTCAACACGAAAGACCATGTGGATACCCAGGACCAGCCGGCTCAGACAGAGCAAGAGCTCAAGAGGAGCTGGTGTGATGCCCCGGAAGAGAGCCATGTCTCCAACTCCACTCAGCTGCAG gAGCTCAACATCAAACTACAAGAGCAGGAGCAGGTGTTGACCAgcaggcaggtggaggtgagccaTCTCCAAGAGGAGCTTCAGGAAAAAACTGGCCTCCTTGACAGGGAAATAGAAAAACGTCGGGCAAGAACCAAAGCCCACGTAGAGACCCTGCACCAGCTTTCTCTCAAAGAAACCCAGCTCAACAGGATTGAAGCACAGTGGAAGAGCCGGTGTGACGCTCTGGAAGAGAGTCATATCTCCAACTCCACCCAGCTGCAG gagCTCAACATCAAACTACAAGAGCAGGAGCAGGTGTTGACCAAcaggcaggtggaggtgagctgTCTCCAAGAGGAGCTTCAGGAAAAAACTGGCCTCCTTGACAGGGAAGTAGAAAAACTTCGGGCAAGAACCAAAGCCTACGTAGAGACCCTACACCAGCTTTCTCTCAAAGAAACCCAGCTCAACAAGAGTGAAGCACAGTGGAAGAGCCGGTGTGACGCTCTGGAAGAGAGTCATATCTCCAACTCCACCCAGCTGCAG GAAGTCACTAAACTTGTGacccaggaggaggagaaaaagagagaggaggagaagactgagaagaaaagggaggaagagagcaCAAAGATGGACAATGACCTGGAGGAGATTAAGGAGGAGGGTaaaagtggagagagagaaaggaaacatACAAAGAGTCATCGCAAAAGGAGAGCTAGAAGAAGGAATCACTGA
- the LOC115572196 gene encoding golgin subfamily A member 6-like protein 22 isoform X1 encodes MDRRPSENNLHLQMQFVAAANGQNMPAAVQQRTHEQPSHPGIRESLYSAINEIKSLKDQNKSLMTENSELKKELTNKDKALERAKTAADVVSYASKEWRTRCEVMEKGLVANTFQLQELNTKLQEQKQVLTGRQVEVSRLQEELREKTFLLKMEIQKHQATTKVHVETLQQLSRKETQLNRIEGQWKSRCDALEESHISNSTQLQELNAKLQEQEQVLTSRQVEVSRLQEKLNHNEHVLMTAVLIRRFNTKDHVDTQDQPAQTEQELKRSWCDAPEESHVSNSTQLQELNIKLQEQEQVLTSRQVEVSRLQEELQEKNGLLDREIEKRRARTKAHIETLHQLSLKETQLHRIEGQWKSRCDALEESHISNSTQLQELNIKLQEQEQVLTSRQVEVSHLQEELQEKTGLLDREIEKRRARTKAHVETLHQLSLKETQLNRIEAQWKSRCDALEESHISNSTQLQELNIKLQEQEQVLTNRQVEVSCLQEELQEKTGLLDREVEKLRARTKAYVETLHQLSLKETQLNKSEAQWKSRCDALEESHISNSTQLQEVTKLVTQEEEKKREEEKTEKKREEESTKMDNDLEEIKEEGKSGERERKHTKSHRKRRARRRNH; translated from the exons ATGGACAGACGTCCCAGTGAAAATAACCTG cATTTGCAAATGCAGTTTGTTGCTGCCGCTAACGGCCAGAACATGCCGGCTGCAGTACAGCAGAGGACCCATGAGCAGCCCTCTCACCCAGGAATCAGAGAGTCCCTGTACTCAGCCATCAATGAGATTAAGTCTCTTAAAGATCAGAACAAATCTCTGATGACTGAGAATAGTGAACTCAAGAAAGAGCTGACCAACAAGGACAAAGCTCTAGAAAGGGCCAAAACCGCCGCCGATGTGGTCAGTTACGCATCAAAGGAGTGGAGAACGAGATGTGAGGTCATGGAGAAGGGCCTTGTTGCCAACACATTCCAGCTGCAG gagCTCAACACCAAACTACAAGAGCAGAAGCAGGTGTTGACTggcagacaggtggaggtgagtcGTCTCCAAGAGGAGCTTCGGGAAAAAACTTTCCTCCtcaaaatggaaatacaaaaacatcaggcTACAACCAAAGTCCACGTAGAGACCCTGCAGCAGCTGTCTCGCAAAGAAACCCAGCTCAACAGGATTGAAGGACAGTGGAAGAGCCGGTGTGACGCTCTGGAAGAGAGTCATATCTCCAACTCCACCCAGCTGCAG gagCTCAACGCCAAACTACAAGAGCAGGAGCAGGTGTTGACCAgcaggcaggtggaggtgagccgTCTCCAAGAGAAACTGAACCATAATGAACACGTCCTGATGACAGCCGTCCTGATAAGGAGGTTCAACACGAAAGACCATGTGGATACCCAGGACCAGCCGGCTCAGACAGAGCAAGAGCTCAAGAGGAGCTGGTGTGATGCCCCGGAAGAGAGCCATGTCTCCAACTCCACTCAGCTGCAG gagCTCAACATCAAACTACAAGAGCAGGAGCAGGTGTTGACCAgcaggcaggtggaggtgagccgTCTCCAAGAGGAGCTTCAGGAAAAAAATGGCCTCCTCGACAGGGAAATAGAAAAACGTCGGGCAAGAACCAAAGCCCACATAGAGACCCTGCACCAGCTTTCTCTCAAAGAAACCCAACTCCACAGGATTGAAGGACAGTGGAAGAGCCGGTGTGACGCTCTGGAAGAGAGTCATATCTCCAACTCCACCCAGCTGCAG gAGCTCAACATCAAACTACAAGAGCAGGAGCAGGTGTTGACCAgcaggcaggtggaggtgagccaTCTCCAAGAGGAGCTTCAGGAAAAAACTGGCCTCCTTGACAGGGAAATAGAAAAACGTCGGGCAAGAACCAAAGCCCACGTAGAGACCCTGCACCAGCTTTCTCTCAAAGAAACCCAGCTCAACAGGATTGAAGCACAGTGGAAGAGCCGGTGTGACGCTCTGGAAGAGAGTCATATCTCCAACTCCACCCAGCTGCAG gagCTCAACATCAAACTACAAGAGCAGGAGCAGGTGTTGACCAAcaggcaggtggaggtgagctgTCTCCAAGAGGAGCTTCAGGAAAAAACTGGCCTCCTTGACAGGGAAGTAGAAAAACTTCGGGCAAGAACCAAAGCCTACGTAGAGACCCTACACCAGCTTTCTCTCAAAGAAACCCAGCTCAACAAGAGTGAAGCACAGTGGAAGAGCCGGTGTGACGCTCTGGAAGAGAGTCATATCTCCAACTCCACCCAGCTGCAG GAAGTCACTAAACTTGTGacccaggaggaggagaaaaagagagaggaggagaagactgagaagaaaagggaggaagagagcaCAAAGATGGACAATGACCTGGAGGAGATTAAGGAGGAGGGTaaaagtggagagagagaaaggaaacatACAAAGAGTCATCGCAAAAGGAGAGCTAGAAGAAGGAATCACTGA
- the LOC115572196 gene encoding golgin subfamily A member 6-like protein 22 isoform X2 — MDRRPSENNLHLQMQFVAAANGQNMPAAVQQRTHEQPSHPGIRESLYSAINEIKSLKDQNKSLMTENSELKKELTNKDKALERAKTAADVVSYASKEWRTRCEVMEKGLVANTFQLQELNTKLQEQKQVLTGRQVEVSRLQEELREKTFLLKMEIQKHQATTKVHVETLQQLSRKETQLNRIEGQWKSRCDALEESHISNSTQLQELNIKLQEQEQVLTSRQVEVSRLQEELQEKNGLLDREIEKRRARTKAHIETLHQLSLKETQLHRIEGQWKSRCDALEESHISNSTQLQELNIKLQEQEQVLTSRQVEVSHLQEELQEKTGLLDREIEKRRARTKAHVETLHQLSLKETQLNRIEAQWKSRCDALEESHISNSTQLQELNIKLQEQEQVLTNRQVEVSCLQEELQEKTGLLDREVEKLRARTKAYVETLHQLSLKETQLNKSEAQWKSRCDALEESHISNSTQLQEVTKLVTQEEEKKREEEKTEKKREEESTKMDNDLEEIKEEGKSGERERKHTKSHRKRRARRRNH, encoded by the exons ATGGACAGACGTCCCAGTGAAAATAACCTG cATTTGCAAATGCAGTTTGTTGCTGCCGCTAACGGCCAGAACATGCCGGCTGCAGTACAGCAGAGGACCCATGAGCAGCCCTCTCACCCAGGAATCAGAGAGTCCCTGTACTCAGCCATCAATGAGATTAAGTCTCTTAAAGATCAGAACAAATCTCTGATGACTGAGAATAGTGAACTCAAGAAAGAGCTGACCAACAAGGACAAAGCTCTAGAAAGGGCCAAAACCGCCGCCGATGTGGTCAGTTACGCATCAAAGGAGTGGAGAACGAGATGTGAGGTCATGGAGAAGGGCCTTGTTGCCAACACATTCCAGCTGCAG gagCTCAACACCAAACTACAAGAGCAGAAGCAGGTGTTGACTggcagacaggtggaggtgagtcGTCTCCAAGAGGAGCTTCGGGAAAAAACTTTCCTCCtcaaaatggaaatacaaaaacatcaggcTACAACCAAAGTCCACGTAGAGACCCTGCAGCAGCTGTCTCGCAAAGAAACCCAGCTCAACAGGATTGAAGGACAGTGGAAGAGCCGGTGTGACGCTCTGGAAGAGAGTCATATCTCCAACTCCACCCAGCTGCAG gagCTCAACATCAAACTACAAGAGCAGGAGCAGGTGTTGACCAgcaggcaggtggaggtgagccgTCTCCAAGAGGAGCTTCAGGAAAAAAATGGCCTCCTCGACAGGGAAATAGAAAAACGTCGGGCAAGAACCAAAGCCCACATAGAGACCCTGCACCAGCTTTCTCTCAAAGAAACCCAACTCCACAGGATTGAAGGACAGTGGAAGAGCCGGTGTGACGCTCTGGAAGAGAGTCATATCTCCAACTCCACCCAGCTGCAG gAGCTCAACATCAAACTACAAGAGCAGGAGCAGGTGTTGACCAgcaggcaggtggaggtgagccaTCTCCAAGAGGAGCTTCAGGAAAAAACTGGCCTCCTTGACAGGGAAATAGAAAAACGTCGGGCAAGAACCAAAGCCCACGTAGAGACCCTGCACCAGCTTTCTCTCAAAGAAACCCAGCTCAACAGGATTGAAGCACAGTGGAAGAGCCGGTGTGACGCTCTGGAAGAGAGTCATATCTCCAACTCCACCCAGCTGCAG gagCTCAACATCAAACTACAAGAGCAGGAGCAGGTGTTGACCAAcaggcaggtggaggtgagctgTCTCCAAGAGGAGCTTCAGGAAAAAACTGGCCTCCTTGACAGGGAAGTAGAAAAACTTCGGGCAAGAACCAAAGCCTACGTAGAGACCCTACACCAGCTTTCTCTCAAAGAAACCCAGCTCAACAAGAGTGAAGCACAGTGGAAGAGCCGGTGTGACGCTCTGGAAGAGAGTCATATCTCCAACTCCACCCAGCTGCAG GAAGTCACTAAACTTGTGacccaggaggaggagaaaaagagagaggaggagaagactgagaagaaaagggaggaagagagcaCAAAGATGGACAATGACCTGGAGGAGATTAAGGAGGAGGGTaaaagtggagagagagaaaggaaacatACAAAGAGTCATCGCAAAAGGAGAGCTAGAAGAAGGAATCACTGA